The following coding sequences are from one Epilithonimonas vandammei window:
- a CDS encoding IS1380 family transposase — protein sequence MKFDLSFTNKEITPWGGMVFLKQMLDKIGFREQIEKCESLPVSLSNNSYKKEVLLESFITSIWCGANRFLHTEITRADKALGEIFDWRKTPAQDAYKRYFGKFTQHINQQVGHHFFSWFFQNLNLNYFTLDIDSSVITRYGEQEGAKKGYNPKKKGRNSHHPIIAFVNDVKMVANFWLRSGDASSANNFVGFLEETLLNFGDKKVGLVRLDSGFFQKDIMDYLELKTLQYIIAAKFTHPIQHLINQQDFWIKVDEGIEICDKYYQAKNWEKPRRIVIVRQKTAQRPNAAGRILSLFPEDEIHRNYRYSAYITNQEQSATDVWRTYRNRGDAENRIKELKADFGAESFNLKGFFPTEAALIFSMIAYNLMSIFRLFVLQEKTQKTLSTLRYRTFAIGAYFEKVGDTLKLKIALTKKRRKWFVGIWDYPIDLSQKISTA from the coding sequence ATGAAATTCGATCTATCCTTTACCAATAAAGAGATTACGCCTTGGGGCGGAATGGTGTTTTTAAAGCAAATGTTGGACAAAATCGGCTTTAGAGAGCAAATTGAAAAATGCGAATCTTTACCTGTGTCACTTTCCAATAATTCTTATAAAAAAGAAGTTTTGCTTGAATCTTTTATTACGAGTATTTGGTGTGGCGCCAATCGTTTTTTGCACACAGAAATTACCCGTGCAGATAAGGCTCTTGGGGAAATATTTGACTGGCGAAAAACCCCTGCTCAGGACGCATATAAACGCTATTTTGGCAAGTTTACACAACACATCAACCAGCAAGTTGGGCATCATTTTTTCAGTTGGTTTTTTCAGAATTTGAACCTCAATTATTTTACGTTAGACATTGATTCATCTGTAATTACTCGATACGGAGAGCAAGAGGGAGCAAAAAAAGGCTACAATCCTAAGAAAAAAGGAAGAAACAGCCATCATCCTATCATTGCATTTGTGAACGATGTAAAGATGGTCGCTAATTTTTGGCTCAGGAGCGGTGATGCTTCTTCGGCAAATAATTTTGTAGGATTTTTAGAAGAAACACTCTTAAATTTTGGGGATAAAAAAGTAGGATTAGTTCGTTTGGATAGTGGTTTTTTCCAGAAAGACATTATGGATTATCTTGAATTAAAAACACTCCAATACATCATCGCTGCAAAATTTACTCACCCCATTCAACACTTGATAAACCAGCAAGATTTTTGGATAAAAGTTGATGAGGGCATCGAAATTTGCGACAAATATTATCAAGCAAAAAACTGGGAAAAGCCAAGAAGGATAGTCATTGTAAGGCAAAAAACAGCACAACGGCCGAATGCGGCAGGCCGAATATTAAGCCTGTTTCCGGAAGATGAAATTCATAGAAATTATCGCTATTCAGCCTATATTACCAACCAAGAACAATCGGCAACAGATGTTTGGAGAACGTACCGAAACAGAGGCGATGCAGAGAATAGAATCAAGGAATTAAAGGCAGATTTTGGAGCCGAAAGTTTTAACCTTAAAGGCTTTTTCCCTACAGAAGCTGCACTTATATTTTCGATGATTGCTTATAATCTGATGTCAATTTTCAGACTGTTTGTTCTTCAAGAAAAAACGCAGAAAACATTATCTACACTACGATATAGAACCTTTGCTATTGGAGCTTATTTTGAAAAAGTAGGTGACACACTTAAACTGAAGATTGCACTCACCAAAAAACGCAGAAAATGGTTCGTCGGAATTTGGGATTACCCCATAGACTTATCTCAAAAAATTTCAACTGCGTGA
- the queA gene encoding tRNA preQ1(34) S-adenosylmethionine ribosyltransferase-isomerase QueA, with the protein MKTSDFNFNLPPELLAEHPSENRDEARLMVLDRKTETIEHRLFKDVIDYFDEKDLFIFNNTKVFPARLYGNKEKTGAKIEVFLLRELDAETRVWDVLVDPARKIRIGNKLFFTEDESLVAEVIDNTTSRGRTLRFLFDGSYEEFRAKLTELGETPLPKYIKREVEPEDAERYQTIYAKVEGAVAAPTAGLHFSKHLMKRLEIKGIDFAEITLHVGLGTFNPIEVEDLSKHKMESEEAIIDEKNAEIINRAVEEGRRVCAVGTTTMRALETSVSSNRKISAYRGWTNKFIYPPHDFGVANAMITNFHTPKSTLIMMIAAFANKDFIMRAYEEAVKEKYKFYSYGDAMLIL; encoded by the coding sequence ATGAAAACATCTGATTTTAATTTCAATCTGCCACCTGAACTATTGGCAGAACATCCATCAGAAAACCGTGACGAAGCTAGATTAATGGTTCTGGACAGAAAAACAGAAACCATTGAGCACCGTTTATTTAAAGATGTTATTGATTATTTTGATGAAAAAGACCTTTTCATTTTTAACAATACAAAAGTTTTTCCTGCAAGATTATACGGCAACAAGGAAAAAACAGGAGCAAAAATAGAAGTATTCCTTTTAAGAGAGCTGGATGCGGAAACCCGCGTTTGGGATGTACTGGTAGATCCTGCGAGAAAAATCAGAATCGGGAATAAGCTTTTCTTTACAGAAGATGAGTCTTTGGTAGCCGAAGTCATTGATAATACAACATCCAGAGGAAGAACGCTGAGATTCTTGTTTGATGGTTCTTACGAAGAATTCCGTGCAAAACTGACAGAACTTGGTGAAACACCACTTCCAAAATACATCAAAAGAGAGGTAGAGCCAGAAGATGCGGAGAGATACCAGACGATCTATGCAAAAGTAGAAGGTGCTGTTGCGGCGCCAACTGCTGGTTTGCACTTCTCAAAACATCTGATGAAAAGACTGGAGATCAAAGGAATTGATTTTGCGGAGATCACGCTACACGTTGGTCTTGGTACATTCAACCCAATTGAAGTGGAAGATCTGTCCAAGCATAAAATGGAATCTGAAGAAGCTATCATTGACGAGAAAAATGCTGAGATCATCAACAGAGCTGTAGAAGAAGGACGCAGAGTTTGCGCTGTGGGAACAACCACAATGAGAGCTCTTGAAACATCTGTTTCTTCTAATAGAAAAATATCGGCTTACAGGGGCTGGACGAACAAGTTCATTTATCCGCCACACGATTTTGGTGTTGCGAATGCAATGATTACCAACTTCCACACGCCGAAGTCTACTCTTATTATGATGATTGCCGCTTTTGCCAATAAAGATTTCATCATGAGAGCTTATGAAGAAGCTGTGAAGGAAAAATATAAATTCTATTCTTACGGAGACGCAATGCTGATCCTCTAG
- the hisS gene encoding histidine--tRNA ligase — MKPSLAKGTRDFTSKEVSRRKYIINTLQKNFELFGFQPLETPSFENLSTLTGKYGEEGDRLIFKILNSGDYASKTNEDDWTNKNSQKLISQISEKALRYDLTVPFARFVAMNHGQLAFPFKRYQIQPVWRADRPQKGRFREFYQCDADVVGSTSLWQEVELLQLYFKSFQDLKLSVSIHINNRKILSGLAEYAGIANQLIDFTVALDKLDKIGKDGVTKEMLEKGISEEAISKLDFLFSQSDDALENLLNLKEKFIGNEIGLKGVEELEFVITNALNLGIDAQNLVFDITLARGLDYYTGAIFEVKADEVAMGSIGGGGRYDNLTEVFGVKDIPGIGISFGLDRIYLVMEELGIFPEDSEKNVKYLFANYGEAESIEALKLISELRQRNIAAELYPEASKLKKQFTYAEKKGIENLVFMGLEEINNQSVTVKNLLSGEQKTMKIEAFLD, encoded by the coding sequence ATGAAGCCGAGCTTAGCAAAAGGAACCAGAGATTTTACCTCGAAAGAAGTTTCGAGAAGAAAATATATCATCAATACATTACAGAAGAATTTTGAATTATTTGGATTCCAGCCGTTGGAAACACCTAGTTTCGAAAATCTTTCAACTTTGACGGGAAAATACGGCGAAGAAGGTGATCGGTTGATTTTTAAAATTCTCAATTCAGGCGATTACGCTTCAAAAACTAATGAAGATGACTGGACTAATAAAAATTCTCAAAAACTGATTTCCCAAATTTCTGAAAAAGCACTTCGCTACGATTTGACTGTTCCATTTGCTCGCTTTGTCGCAATGAATCACGGACAATTGGCTTTTCCTTTTAAGCGTTACCAGATTCAGCCAGTCTGGAGAGCAGACAGACCTCAGAAAGGAAGGTTCCGAGAGTTTTACCAATGTGATGCAGATGTGGTGGGAAGTACAAGCCTTTGGCAAGAGGTGGAATTGTTACAGTTATATTTTAAATCATTTCAGGACTTAAAATTATCGGTTTCGATTCACATCAACAACAGAAAAATTCTTTCGGGATTAGCCGAATATGCAGGCATTGCAAACCAATTGATCGATTTTACCGTCGCTCTTGATAAATTAGATAAAATCGGAAAAGATGGTGTCACCAAAGAAATGCTGGAAAAAGGTATTTCTGAGGAAGCAATCTCCAAATTGGATTTTCTTTTCAGTCAATCAGACGACGCATTGGAAAACCTTCTTAATCTGAAAGAAAAATTCATAGGTAACGAAATCGGATTGAAAGGTGTAGAAGAACTGGAATTCGTGATTACTAATGCTCTGAATCTCGGAATTGACGCTCAAAACTTAGTTTTTGATATCACTTTAGCCAGAGGTCTGGATTATTACACAGGTGCTATTTTTGAGGTTAAGGCTGATGAAGTTGCTATGGGTTCCATTGGTGGTGGTGGCCGTTATGATAATCTGACGGAAGTTTTCGGCGTTAAGGATATTCCTGGAATTGGGATTTCTTTCGGACTGGACAGGATTTATCTTGTTATGGAAGAGTTAGGCATTTTTCCAGAAGATTCTGAAAAGAATGTCAAATATCTTTTTGCCAACTATGGCGAGGCAGAATCTATAGAAGCTTTGAAGCTGATTTCTGAACTGAGACAGAGGAATATCGCTGCAGAATTATATCCAGAAGCTTCCAAACTGAAAAAGCAATTTACTTATGCCGAGAAAAAAGGCATCGAAAATCTGGTTTTTATGGGGTTGGAAGAGATTAACAATCAAAGTGTGACGGTGAAAAATCTTTTATCAGGCGAACAAAAAACAATGAAGATTGAGGCGTTTCTGGATTAA
- a CDS encoding transposase has translation MKSKPSLHKYLKGFEDSYHKVPKELVADAGYGSEENYNLLKNKKIKPYVKYNYFRKDQKSGQLTTSQNNPKLAKIREKAFKLLNTKKGIKLRKQRCHDVEPVFAELKHNKNFKRFMLRGKTKVEVEIGILAIAHNLKKMAKAA, from the coding sequence GTGAAGTCAAAGCCATCTTTACACAAATATTTAAAAGGTTTTGAAGACAGCTATCATAAAGTTCCGAAAGAACTCGTTGCCGATGCAGGCTACGGTTCGGAAGAAAACTATAACCTGCTGAAAAACAAGAAAATAAAACCTTATGTTAAATACAATTACTTCAGAAAAGATCAAAAATCGGGACAACTAACCACTTCTCAAAACAATCCGAAGCTGGCAAAAATCAGAGAAAAGGCTTTTAAACTTCTCAATACCAAAAAAGGCATCAAACTCCGAAAACAGCGCTGTCACGATGTTGAACCTGTTTTTGCAGAGCTCAAACACAACAAAAACTTTAAACGCTTTATGCTTCGAGGAAAAACCAAGGTCGAGGTAGAAATCGGCATTCTCGCCATTGCCCATAATCTCAAAAAAATGGCAAAAGCAGCTTGA
- a CDS encoding DUF349 domain-containing protein has protein sequence MSIENENPENENANPETNSTENQQVEGKTETLHSESESETEKPETEITEEDFSHLSINETLDEMEKIVNKDDTSSFSRRFSGLRDHANHKIADETEDKKHDYLEQGNPEEHFEFHHPESSRLSALVHVFREKQDKFHKQQEAEHHQNLEERLAIIERLKNLYTSSEPGVNLFKAIREIKEAWGNAGQVAKSEFKNLNNNYFHHLKMFNEMLDLNKEYLEQEFAHNLEKRQHIIQRAKELLDENVVQKALNELQYLHKLWKEEAEPVAEEFREKTWEEFKEISNKIHERKAELIAVMESDQQSNLDKKNRIIEELKKLSNPENINHTYWQEAIKKVEDLRADFLKIGAVPKKISNQNWTDFKQALRDFNAAKNDFYKNLKGSQIHNLEEKIKLIKTAEDNMNSEDWEIVVPLFKKLQEDWKKIGHVPRSQANKVWDDFRNACNHFFKNYRDKNNATGDNWKENYKNKKALLDQLKELMQEEGSVEKIENIKNAWNAIGKVPKDKLAINTEFNKTLREKLKLNKINEFDLKEENLSESQLTDKARKIKNQIADLEAEVVQLENNLAFFSSPSRDNPLLKETYENLDSKKEQVDSLKLSLHNIIAGE, from the coding sequence ATGAGTATCGAAAACGAAAATCCTGAGAATGAAAATGCAAACCCGGAAACCAATTCTACTGAAAATCAGCAGGTAGAAGGAAAGACCGAAACATTGCATTCAGAGTCAGAATCAGAAACCGAAAAGCCTGAAACCGAAATTACAGAGGAAGATTTTTCTCACCTTTCCATCAATGAAACTTTAGATGAGATGGAAAAAATTGTTAATAAAGATGATACTTCATCATTTTCCAGACGATTCAGCGGTCTTCGGGATCACGCCAATCATAAAATTGCAGATGAAACGGAAGATAAAAAACACGATTATCTGGAACAGGGTAATCCTGAAGAACATTTCGAATTCCATCATCCGGAATCTTCAAGACTTTCTGCTTTGGTGCATGTATTTCGGGAAAAACAGGATAAATTCCACAAGCAGCAGGAAGCAGAACATCATCAAAATCTCGAAGAGCGTTTAGCTATTATCGAAAGGCTAAAGAATCTCTATACATCTTCCGAGCCTGGCGTTAATCTTTTCAAAGCAATCAGGGAAATCAAAGAAGCCTGGGGAAATGCTGGCCAGGTTGCCAAATCAGAATTTAAAAATCTCAACAATAATTATTTCCATCATCTGAAAATGTTTAACGAGATGTTGGATCTCAATAAAGAATACCTAGAGCAGGAGTTTGCTCATAATCTTGAAAAAAGACAGCATATCATCCAGAGAGCAAAGGAACTTCTGGATGAGAATGTGGTTCAGAAAGCACTCAATGAGCTCCAATATCTTCATAAACTCTGGAAGGAAGAAGCTGAACCTGTGGCAGAAGAATTTCGGGAAAAAACATGGGAAGAGTTCAAAGAGATTTCTAATAAAATCCACGAGAGAAAAGCTGAGCTAATTGCCGTGATGGAATCTGATCAGCAGAGTAATCTAGATAAGAAAAACCGGATAATCGAAGAACTTAAAAAGCTTTCAAACCCGGAAAATATAAATCATACCTACTGGCAGGAAGCTATTAAAAAAGTTGAAGATCTGAGAGCTGATTTCCTTAAAATTGGCGCTGTTCCAAAAAAAATATCGAATCAAAACTGGACAGATTTTAAGCAGGCTTTGCGCGATTTCAACGCTGCGAAAAATGATTTCTATAAAAATTTGAAAGGTTCGCAGATTCATAATTTGGAAGAAAAAATAAAACTTATAAAAACAGCGGAAGATAACATGAACTCTGAAGATTGGGAAATTGTGGTTCCACTGTTCAAAAAACTTCAAGAGGACTGGAAAAAGATTGGACACGTTCCAAGAAGCCAAGCCAACAAAGTCTGGGATGATTTCCGAAATGCTTGCAATCATTTTTTCAAAAACTACCGAGACAAAAACAATGCTACAGGTGATAACTGGAAAGAAAACTATAAAAATAAAAAAGCACTTCTGGATCAACTGAAAGAACTGATGCAGGAAGAGGGTTCTGTTGAAAAAATAGAGAATATAAAAAATGCCTGGAATGCTATTGGAAAAGTGCCAAAGGATAAATTAGCGATTAATACTGAATTCAATAAAACACTGAGAGAAAAGCTGAAACTCAATAAAATCAATGAGTTCGATCTGAAAGAAGAAAATCTCTCCGAAAGTCAGCTAACTGATAAAGCAAGAAAGATCAAAAATCAGATTGCGGATCTAGAAGCGGAAGTGGTACAGCTGGAAAATAATCTTGCATTCTTCAGTTCACCATCACGAGATAATCCTTTACTGAAAGAAACTTACGAAAATCTAGACAGCAAAAAAGAACAGGTAGACAGCCTGAAACTATCTCTTCATAACATTATTGCCGGAGAATAA
- a CDS encoding MFS transporter, with the protein MDRRIFPLALGALGIGTTEFVIMGLLPDVAKSLNISIPQAGHLISSYAFGVVVGAPVLIAFAAKYPPKKILSYLMIAFVIFNGLSALVNDYYTMMIVRFLSGLPHGAFFGVGTVVATRLAKPGKQAQSIAMMFTGLTLANLAMVPFVTWLGHQLSWRYAFGVVSVLGLLTLISLKFLLPYMDSLRTTTLKDELEFFKSAKAWHIIAITGIGFGGLFAWFSYITPLMTTVSRFDKDFIAYIMVLAGAGMVIGNFLGGVMADKMRPALAASILLTAMILALICVFFFSENQSVSLVLTFVCGALSMAVGTPVNIIMLRSAKNSEMMAAAFMQAAFNVGNSLGAFFGGLPLEFGLSYSYPSLVGAGLAGIGLLLCLAFMKKYKPVI; encoded by the coding sequence ATGGATAGGAGGATTTTTCCGCTGGCTTTGGGCGCGTTAGGTATTGGAACTACGGAATTTGTAATTATGGGATTATTGCCAGATGTTGCAAAATCACTGAATATATCAATTCCACAAGCCGGACATTTGATTTCATCCTATGCTTTCGGCGTTGTTGTCGGAGCACCTGTTTTAATAGCCTTTGCTGCGAAATATCCGCCAAAGAAAATTCTATCTTATTTAATGATTGCCTTTGTGATTTTCAACGGATTATCCGCATTGGTCAATGATTATTACACAATGATGATTGTCAGATTTCTTTCGGGACTGCCGCATGGTGCATTTTTCGGCGTGGGAACTGTAGTGGCAACCAGACTGGCAAAACCAGGAAAACAGGCACAAAGTATCGCAATGATGTTTACCGGACTTACTCTGGCTAATCTGGCAATGGTTCCTTTTGTAACGTGGTTAGGACATCAGCTCAGCTGGCGTTATGCATTCGGCGTCGTTTCTGTTTTAGGACTATTGACGCTCATTAGTCTGAAATTCCTTTTGCCTTATATGGACAGCCTTAGAACCACAACCCTGAAGGACGAACTGGAATTTTTTAAATCTGCAAAAGCGTGGCATATCATCGCCATTACCGGAATTGGTTTTGGAGGTTTATTTGCGTGGTTCAGTTATATCACACCATTGATGACCACTGTTTCCAGATTCGATAAAGATTTTATTGCGTACATTATGGTTTTAGCCGGTGCTGGGATGGTAATCGGAAATTTCCTTGGAGGTGTAATGGCTGACAAAATGCGACCGGCGTTGGCTGCGTCAATTTTGCTCACTGCAATGATTCTGGCCTTGATTTGTGTTTTCTTTTTTTCTGAGAACCAGTCCGTGTCACTAGTTCTGACTTTTGTCTGTGGTGCTTTGTCTATGGCTGTGGGAACGCCAGTTAATATTATAATGCTGCGTTCTGCCAAAAATTCGGAAATGATGGCTGCTGCTTTTATGCAGGCGGCATTCAACGTCGGGAATTCGCTTGGAGCCTTTTTTGGCGGTCTGCCTTTGGAATTTGGTTTGTCTTATAGTTATCCTTCTTTGGTTGGTGCAGGTTTGGCAGGAATTGGATTATTGCTATGTCTGGCTTTTATGAAAAAATATAAACCGGTTATTTAG
- the lgt gene encoding prolipoprotein diacylglyceryl transferase, translated as MKGISLGPVMLHFYSLMFIFAFGLGYVIMARIFKIDNVDEKFLEPLFTWTLIGTILGARLGHVIFYQPELFREDFLSVFLPISTRGGLHFTGFSGLASHGATIALIFTTLYYSFKIIKKNPFWVYDRIGIVVALGGAFVRMGNFFNSEIIGKPVDPSSPFAILFPQQSSEYGVTIPRYPSQLFEAVGYFCLFVLLWFLYRKTDKKYQQGWLFGLFFIILWAVRFFVEFLKEPQGDEFIQFAGLNTGQVLSIPFMISGFLIMIYSKKFKLPKEEVQA; from the coding sequence ATGAAAGGAATTTCTCTTGGTCCTGTGATGTTGCATTTTTACAGTTTGATGTTCATTTTTGCATTTGGTTTGGGCTACGTGATAATGGCAAGAATTTTCAAAATCGACAATGTGGATGAAAAATTTCTTGAACCACTTTTCACTTGGACTTTAATTGGGACAATTCTTGGTGCGAGATTGGGTCACGTTATTTTTTATCAGCCAGAACTGTTCAGAGAAGATTTCCTGAGCGTATTTCTGCCAATCAGTACAAGAGGCGGATTGCATTTTACAGGATTTTCCGGTCTGGCTAGCCACGGTGCCACAATTGCATTGATTTTTACAACACTCTATTACAGTTTTAAAATCATTAAGAAAAATCCTTTTTGGGTCTATGACAGAATCGGGATTGTAGTGGCTTTGGGCGGTGCATTTGTGAGAATGGGTAATTTTTTCAATTCGGAAATCATCGGAAAACCAGTGGATCCTAGTTCACCATTTGCGATTCTTTTCCCACAACAGAGTTCGGAATATGGTGTAACTATTCCGCGTTACCCTAGCCAGCTTTTCGAGGCGGTGGGTTACTTTTGTTTGTTCGTTCTTTTATGGTTTCTTTACAGAAAAACTGATAAAAAGTATCAGCAGGGCTGGTTATTCGGATTGTTCTTTATCATTCTATGGGCGGTAAGATTCTTTGTAGAATTCCTTAAAGAGCCACAAGGCGATGAATTCATCCAATTTGCCGGGCTTAATACGGGTCAGGTTCTCAGCATTCCATTTATGATCTCTGGTTTTCTGATTATGATTTATTCTAAGAAATTTAAACTTCCGAAAGAGGAAGTCCAAGCATAA
- a CDS encoding alpha-ketoglutarate-dependent dioxygenase AlkB family protein, producing the protein MSLFDDQFDIIENILPYDGVTSYYGKIFSEEEANGYFDKLMTEVEWKSDEAVIFGKLIETKRKVAWYGNEEFSYTYSGRTKTALPWNKTLLEIKEKIENVSGETFNSCLLNLYHDGSEGMAYHSDGEKDLKDNGAISSVSFGAERKFNFKHKTTKELVSLILENGSLLMMKDVTQKFWLHRLPTTTKIIKPRISLTFRTIDKSK; encoded by the coding sequence ATGAGCCTTTTTGACGACCAATTCGACATCATTGAAAATATTCTGCCTTACGATGGCGTGACTTCCTACTACGGAAAAATCTTTTCTGAAGAGGAAGCGAACGGTTATTTTGACAAATTAATGACCGAAGTTGAATGGAAAAGTGATGAAGCAGTCATCTTCGGAAAATTGATTGAAACCAAAAGAAAAGTGGCTTGGTACGGTAATGAGGAATTCAGTTATACTTATTCCGGAAGAACAAAAACAGCGTTGCCCTGGAACAAAACACTATTGGAAATCAAAGAGAAAATCGAAAATGTCAGCGGCGAAACATTTAATTCCTGTTTATTAAATCTTTATCACGACGGTTCCGAAGGAATGGCCTATCACAGCGACGGCGAAAAGGATTTGAAAGATAATGGCGCAATCAGTTCGGTGAGTTTTGGTGCAGAACGAAAATTCAACTTCAAACATAAAACTACGAAGGAATTAGTTTCACTGATTCTCGAAAACGGAAGTTTGCTGATGATGAAAGATGTTACCCAAAAATTCTGGCTTCACAGATTGCCAACGACCACAAAAATCATCAAACCAAGAATTAGTCTGACTTTCCGGACAATTGATAAATCTAAATAA
- a CDS encoding acyl-CoA dehydrogenase family protein, whose product MDFNLTEEQLMIQQAARDFAQAELLEGVIERDNEQKFPYEAVKKMGEMGFLGMMVDPKYGGAGLDSISYVLAIEEIAKVDASAAVVMSVNNSLVCAGLEKFCNEEQKMKYLKPLASGEVIGAFALSEPEAGSDATSQSTTAEDKGDYYLLNGTKNWITNGGNATYYIVIAQTNPEKKHKGINAFIVEKGWDGFVVGKKEDKLGIRGSDTHSLMFTDVKVPKENRIGEDGFGFNFAMAVLNGGRIGIASQALGIASGAYELSLKYAKERKSFKTEIINHQAIAFKLADMHTSIMAARMLIYKAAAEKDEGKDISETGAMAKLYASQVAMDTTIEAVQIHGGYGYVKEYHVERMMRDAKITQIYEGTSEIQKIVISRSIAKK is encoded by the coding sequence ATGGATTTCAATTTAACAGAAGAACAACTGATGATACAGCAGGCAGCAAGAGATTTTGCACAGGCAGAACTTTTGGAAGGTGTCATAGAACGAGACAATGAACAAAAATTTCCTTACGAGGCTGTCAAAAAGATGGGTGAAATGGGATTTTTAGGAATGATGGTGGACCCAAAATACGGCGGTGCCGGACTGGATAGTATTTCTTATGTTTTGGCGATTGAAGAGATTGCCAAAGTTGATGCTTCTGCTGCGGTTGTAATGTCAGTAAATAATTCTCTAGTATGTGCAGGTTTGGAAAAATTCTGTAATGAAGAGCAGAAAATGAAATATCTGAAACCATTGGCGAGCGGTGAGGTAATCGGGGCGTTTGCATTGTCTGAGCCAGAAGCCGGATCTGATGCTACTTCCCAATCTACAACAGCCGAAGATAAAGGGGATTATTATCTTCTTAACGGAACTAAAAACTGGATTACTAATGGTGGAAATGCTACATATTATATAGTTATTGCACAGACTAATCCGGAAAAAAAGCACAAAGGAATTAATGCTTTTATTGTGGAAAAAGGTTGGGACGGTTTTGTTGTTGGAAAGAAAGAAGATAAGTTGGGAATCCGTGGAAGCGATACACATTCATTGATGTTTACAGATGTTAAGGTGCCGAAGGAAAACAGAATTGGAGAAGATGGCTTTGGGTTTAATTTTGCAATGGCGGTACTCAATGGCGGTAGAATCGGGATTGCTTCCCAGGCATTAGGAATTGCTTCTGGTGCTTATGAACTGTCTTTGAAATATGCTAAAGAAAGAAAGTCTTTTAAAACAGAGATTATTAACCACCAGGCTATCGCTTTCAAACTGGCAGATATGCACACCAGTATTATGGCAGCAAGAATGCTGATTTATAAAGCGGCTGCTGAAAAAGACGAAGGCAAAGATATATCAGAAACTGGTGCGATGGCAAAATTGTACGCGTCTCAGGTCGCAATGGACACTACTATTGAAGCGGTTCAGATTCACGGTGGCTATGGCTATGTGAAGGAGTATCACGTAGAAAGAATGATGCGTGATGCTAAAATCACGCAGATTTACGAAGGGACTTCAGAAATTCAGAAAATTGTTATTTCAAGATCAATTGCGAAGAAATAA
- the yidD gene encoding membrane protein insertion efficiency factor YidD, giving the protein MLNRILTFPFVVLIKFYQFFISPWLGKNCRYEPTCSHYTLEALKVHGLFKGSWLAIKRIGSCHPWGGEGYDPVPPKKH; this is encoded by the coding sequence ATGCTAAACAGGATTCTAACTTTTCCATTTGTAGTACTGATAAAGTTCTATCAATTTTTCATTTCGCCTTGGCTGGGGAAAAACTGCAGATACGAACCAACCTGCTCGCATTATACCTTGGAGGCTCTAAAAGTTCACGGCCTTTTCAAAGGAAGCTGGCTCGCCATCAAAAGAATTGGTAGCTGCCATCCTTGGGGAGGTGAAGGTTATGATCCTGTACCACCTAAAAAACACTAA